The window GAACAGGTGGCAGGCCAACGTTATAAAACCCCCTATTTGGTGGTCATTGATGCAGTTAATAAACGCCGTGATACCGTTGCAGGACATCCAGAGGAAGCTGAGCGCCTTAATGATGTACATTGGAATCAGTTAGTGGAACATATTAAAGGGATTAGTGTTGTAGCTAAAGAATATGGTGTACGGGTTGTTATCCATCCTCATGCAGGAGGCTATATTGAATTTGCCGATGAAATTGATCGTATGATGAAAGATATATCAGCAGATGAAGCAGGTTTATGCTTGGATACAGGACATCTTTATTATTCAAACATGCAACCTGATGCATGGTTAAAGAAATATGCACATCGCTTGGATTATGTCCATTTTAAAGATATTAACCAAGAAGTATATACACAAGTGCTAAAGAGCCATACAGGTTTTTTTAAAGGGTGTGAACAAGGTGTCATGTGCCCTATTGGCTCAGGCATTGTTGATTATGAAAAGGTAAGAGAAGCATTAATCGCTATTGAATATCGTGGATGGATTACCATTGAGCAGGAAAGAGACCCTTTACTAGCGGATGGCAGTTTAGAGGATGCTAAGAAAAGTATCGCTTATCTGAATGCGCGTGGTTATGGTTTATAGAATGGACATATAGGAGG is drawn from Vallitalea pronyensis and contains these coding sequences:
- a CDS encoding TIM barrel protein, with the translated sequence MNWKIAGAPGAWGVEDAHHPHNPPYEKVLDDAALAGYKGIELGPYGYLPQEINALQEALEKRKLTIVAGTLYDDLVSEINVEKVMEKNRITCKLLSQLPKAEQVAGQRYKTPYLVVIDAVNKRRDTVAGHPEEAERLNDVHWNQLVEHIKGISVVAKEYGVRVVIHPHAGGYIEFADEIDRMMKDISADEAGLCLDTGHLYYSNMQPDAWLKKYAHRLDYVHFKDINQEVYTQVLKSHTGFFKGCEQGVMCPIGSGIVDYEKVREALIAIEYRGWITIEQERDPLLADGSLEDAKKSIAYLNARGYGL